In one Micromonospora polyrhachis genomic region, the following are encoded:
- a CDS encoding SGNH/GDSL hydrolase family protein — protein sequence MIFSAGQRIVFVGDSITDCGRRDRAAPYGDGYVNLTRAMMTATYPELGLTWVNRGVSGDTVRDLTTRWERDVLAERPDWLVVKIGINDVWRFFGDQPDQGVPIEEYESTLRDLLSRAVKNTGCRLILVDPYLIEPDHGEPQRAQTDDYLRVVHALAAEFDAVHVPTQGAFDRVLATTSAGQWAHDRIHPNLPGHAVIAQALLAAIGWRLPS from the coding sequence ATGATCTTTTCGGCTGGGCAGCGCATCGTCTTCGTCGGCGACAGCATCACCGACTGTGGTCGCCGCGACCGGGCCGCCCCGTACGGCGACGGCTACGTCAACCTCACCCGGGCGATGATGACCGCGACCTACCCGGAATTGGGGCTGACCTGGGTCAACCGGGGCGTCAGCGGGGACACCGTGCGCGACCTGACGACCCGTTGGGAACGGGACGTGCTCGCCGAGCGGCCGGACTGGCTGGTGGTGAAGATCGGCATCAACGACGTCTGGCGGTTCTTCGGCGACCAGCCCGACCAGGGGGTGCCGATCGAGGAGTACGAGTCGACACTGCGGGACCTGTTGAGCCGAGCCGTCAAGAACACCGGCTGCCGGTTGATCCTCGTCGACCCGTACCTGATCGAGCCTGATCACGGTGAGCCCCAGCGTGCCCAGACCGACGACTACCTTCGGGTCGTCCACGCCCTGGCCGCCGAGTTCGACGCCGTCCACGTGCCCACCCAGGGTGCCTTCGACCGGGTACTGGCCACCACGTCGGCCGGGCAGTGGGCGCACGATCGGATCCACCCCAACCTGCCCGGCCACGCGGTCATCGCGCAGGCGCTCCTGGCCGCCATCGGGTGGCGGCTACCGTCCTGA
- a CDS encoding response regulator transcription factor, whose product MRLLVVEDEVRLARALQRGLQAEGFAVDVAGDGPTGLDLARHGGYDAMILDVMLPGLSGYRVIRQLRAEEHWLPVLMLSAKDGEYDQADGLDCGADDYLTKPFSYVVLLARLRALLRRGAPQRPAVLTVGELSLDPAERRVVSDGTEVNLTAREYALLEYLIRRAGAVVSKTELLDHVWDASMDTAPNAVEVYIGYLRRKIGRHRLETVRGAGYRLAT is encoded by the coding sequence GTGCGACTGCTGGTGGTGGAGGACGAGGTACGTCTGGCCCGCGCGCTGCAACGCGGTCTCCAGGCGGAGGGGTTCGCGGTCGACGTCGCCGGGGACGGCCCCACCGGGCTTGACCTGGCCCGACATGGCGGGTACGACGCGATGATCCTCGACGTGATGCTGCCCGGCCTCTCCGGTTACCGGGTGATACGCCAACTGCGTGCCGAGGAACACTGGCTGCCCGTACTCATGCTCTCCGCCAAGGACGGCGAGTACGACCAGGCCGACGGCCTGGACTGCGGAGCTGACGACTACCTCACCAAACCCTTCTCGTACGTGGTGCTGCTGGCCCGGTTGCGCGCGCTGCTCCGGCGGGGGGCACCGCAGCGTCCGGCGGTACTCACCGTCGGCGAGCTCAGCCTCGATCCCGCCGAGCGGCGGGTGGTCTCCGACGGCACCGAGGTCAATCTCACCGCCCGGGAGTACGCGCTGCTGGAATACCTGATCCGTCGGGCCGGGGCGGTGGTCTCCAAGACCGAACTACTCGACCACGTCTGGGACGCCAGCATGGATACCGCGCCGAACGCGGTCGAGGTCTACATCGGTTACCTACGCCGCAAGATCGGCCGGCACCGGTTGGAGACCGTGCGGGGTGCCGGCTATCGGCTCGCGACATGA
- a CDS encoding ABC transporter ATP-binding protein, whose amino-acid sequence MTDTATETTSGAAPGQRGPDRGDSVLPELRATWWETGVRARAEAGVFTVFAELPRLVAQAVTTSWRADRVRTCVVAGATIGAGAMAAFGLLATQRVLMELFAGGPTADKMVAALPALAALAGATALRAGMGIATGYALNGLTPRVSRVVERRLFEMTTEVRLGAFDADAFADDMERATRGTDSAISLVPASTNLLASLVGLVAVGIAVVVIHPLLLVALLVATLPNAWASLRAGHLRHQTYTAGSVRRRRLWLLQRLMAERTSAPELRSYGLRRFLLNQYDRVMDVETDIELDLARRVTTTTTVGSMIGGVATGAVYVLLGLLLIDGQIPLAAAATCVVAVQAAQRALATLTFQIDRVYTEGQHFGDYTGFMTRAAAYLPEPAAARGSGSGGASGPAAPSPLHELTVRDVSLNYPDRDTPAIDGVTLTIRAGQTVAFVGENGSGKSTLAAMIATLRTPTAGTICWNGRSLAHWEIDELRSRIAVITQEYHKWPFTAATNIALGDVDSEARQDRIEAAAGRAVAHDMIQDLPYGYETLLDRTFANGQDLSGGQWQRITAARGFLRDAELLIMDEPSSALDPRAEDALFQAIRDRQGQATTILITHRLANVRHADRIFVLHHGRLVEAGSHDELIAAGGRYAELFALQAAGYDVAPSTSVPPPQQR is encoded by the coding sequence ATGACCGACACCGCCACCGAAACCACATCTGGTGCCGCCCCCGGCCAGCGCGGCCCGGATCGGGGGGATTCGGTACTGCCGGAGCTACGGGCAACGTGGTGGGAGACGGGGGTGCGGGCGCGGGCGGAGGCGGGCGTGTTCACTGTGTTCGCCGAACTGCCCCGGCTGGTCGCCCAGGCCGTCACGACCAGCTGGCGGGCGGACCGGGTGCGCACCTGCGTGGTCGCGGGCGCCACGATCGGTGCCGGGGCAATGGCGGCGTTCGGGCTGTTGGCGACGCAGCGGGTCCTGATGGAGCTGTTCGCGGGCGGACCGACCGCGGACAAGATGGTCGCGGCACTGCCCGCGCTCGCCGCGCTGGCCGGGGCCACCGCCCTCCGTGCGGGGATGGGGATCGCCACCGGATACGCCTTGAACGGCCTGACCCCTCGGGTGAGTCGGGTGGTGGAGCGAAGGCTGTTCGAGATGACGACGGAGGTACGGCTGGGGGCGTTCGACGCCGACGCGTTCGCCGACGACATGGAACGGGCCACCCGGGGCACGGACTCGGCCATCTCCCTGGTGCCGGCGTCGACGAACCTGCTCGCCAGTCTGGTTGGCCTGGTCGCGGTCGGGATCGCGGTCGTGGTGATCCACCCGCTGCTACTGGTGGCGTTACTGGTCGCGACGCTGCCGAACGCGTGGGCATCCCTGCGGGCAGGTCACCTCCGGCACCAGACCTACACCGCCGGTTCGGTGCGGCGACGCCGCTTGTGGCTGTTGCAGCGGCTGATGGCCGAACGGACATCTGCCCCCGAACTACGCTCGTACGGGCTGCGCCGGTTCCTGCTGAACCAGTACGACCGCGTGATGGACGTGGAGACCGACATCGAACTGGACCTCGCCCGCCGGGTCACCACGACCACCACCGTCGGGTCGATGATCGGGGGTGTCGCGACCGGTGCGGTGTACGTCCTGCTCGGACTGCTGCTGATCGACGGGCAGATCCCGCTCGCCGCTGCGGCAACCTGCGTGGTCGCGGTCCAGGCCGCACAGCGCGCCCTGGCCACCCTCACCTTCCAGATCGACCGGGTCTACACCGAAGGGCAGCACTTCGGCGACTACACCGGCTTCATGACCCGCGCCGCCGCCTACCTGCCCGAGCCCGCTGCCGCTCGCGGCAGCGGCAGCGGCGGCGCGAGCGGACCTGCCGCGCCCAGCCCGCTTCACGAGCTGACGGTCCGTGACGTCAGCCTGAACTACCCTGACCGGGACACCCCCGCTATCGACGGCGTGACCCTGACCATCAGGGCAGGACAGACGGTCGCGTTCGTCGGAGAGAACGGCTCAGGCAAGTCCACCCTCGCGGCGATGATCGCCACCCTTCGCACCCCTACCGCAGGCACCATCTGCTGGAACGGCCGGTCCTTGGCGCACTGGGAGATCGACGAACTACGGTCGCGCATCGCCGTGATCACTCAGGAGTACCACAAATGGCCGTTCACGGCGGCGACGAACATCGCCCTCGGTGACGTGGACAGCGAGGCCCGCCAGGACCGGATCGAGGCGGCTGCCGGCCGCGCCGTCGCCCACGACATGATCCAGGACCTACCGTACGGGTACGAGACGCTGCTCGACCGCACCTTCGCCAACGGGCAGGACCTCTCCGGGGGACAGTGGCAACGCATCACCGCCGCCCGTGGTTTCCTCCGCGACGCGGAACTGTTGATCATGGATGAGCCGTCCTCGGCACTCGATCCTCGCGCCGAGGACGCCCTGTTCCAGGCCATCCGCGACCGACAGGGGCAGGCGACGACCATCCTCATCACACACCGACTGGCCAACGTTCGCCATGCCGACCGGATCTTCGTACTGCATCACGGCAGGTTGGTCGAAGCCGGCAGCCACGACGAACTCATCGCCGCGGGTGGCCGCTACGCCGAACTTTTCGCCCTCCAGGCCGCCGGATACGACGTCGCCCCGTCCACCAGCGTCCCGCCCCCGCAACAGCGCTAG
- a CDS encoding LolA family protein, with protein MSVFSSRRLSRWVIPATAAVTVIGGGAAIGTFAASADPSLPPRSAAQLLVDLQTARLDGLSGTVVQRTDLGLPGLPTSAGRGSSDLTALVSGTHTLRVWYAGPDQARVALLGTLGESDVIRNGDDLWFWNSRTGSATHRSLSLGRPSGEPTDRPLRPDGLPATPQEAADRALAAVDPSTEVTVGRSAKIAGRDAYELVLAPRDGASLVGQVRIAIDAREYVPLRFEVFAKGTDQPAFEMAFTQVSFDRPDPAQFAFNPPPGTRVTEQSGIPERDPKGSAAPGRGPQHPDGSDAQWQTDGTGWTTVLVARTAQSADGAPADRFAGLLDRLPKVDGAWGSGRLLAGNLFSALLTDDGRILVGAVRPERLYEVAAVRR; from the coding sequence ATGTCAGTTTTCAGCTCCCGGCGGCTGTCCCGCTGGGTGATCCCGGCGACCGCGGCGGTGACGGTGATCGGTGGGGGTGCCGCGATCGGCACGTTCGCGGCGTCCGCCGATCCGAGTCTGCCGCCCCGCAGCGCGGCCCAACTGCTGGTCGATCTACAGACCGCACGGTTGGACGGATTGTCCGGCACTGTGGTGCAGCGCACCGACCTGGGTCTGCCGGGCCTACCCACCTCGGCTGGGCGGGGCAGCAGCGACCTGACCGCACTGGTCTCCGGCACGCACACGCTCCGCGTCTGGTACGCCGGACCGGATCAGGCCCGGGTCGCCCTGCTCGGCACCCTGGGCGAGAGTGACGTGATCCGCAACGGCGACGACCTGTGGTTCTGGAACAGTCGGACCGGTTCGGCGACGCATCGCAGCCTGTCCCTCGGCAGACCGTCGGGCGAACCAACCGACCGGCCGCTGCGCCCGGACGGACTGCCGGCAACCCCGCAGGAAGCCGCCGACCGGGCGCTGGCAGCGGTCGACCCGAGCACCGAGGTAACCGTGGGACGGTCGGCGAAGATCGCCGGGCGGGACGCCTACGAACTGGTGCTCGCTCCCCGGGACGGCGCGTCGCTGGTCGGCCAGGTCCGGATCGCGATCGACGCCCGGGAGTACGTACCGTTGCGGTTCGAGGTCTTCGCCAAGGGCACCGACCAGCCGGCGTTCGAGATGGCTTTCACCCAGGTCAGCTTCGACCGGCCCGACCCGGCGCAGTTCGCCTTCAACCCGCCGCCCGGCACCCGGGTGACCGAGCAGTCCGGGATACCGGAACGCGACCCCAAGGGGTCAGCCGCGCCGGGGCGCGGGCCGCAGCACCCCGACGGCTCGGATGCGCAGTGGCAGACCGACGGTACGGGGTGGACCACGGTCCTCGTCGCTCGTACCGCGCAGTCGGCTGACGGGGCACCGGCGGATCGGTTCGCGGGGCTGCTCGACCGGCTGCCCAAGGTCGACGGCGCCTGGGGCAGTGGCCGACTGCTGGCCGGCAACCTGTTCAGCGCGCTACTCACCGACGACGGTCGAATCCTGGTCGGTGCGGTTCGTCCCGAGCGGCTGTACGAGGTCGCTGCCGTCCGGAGGTGA
- a CDS encoding sporulation protein: MVFKKMLSAFGVGGPTVDTVLSNPNTRPGLFLDGHVNLRGGETEARIEQISLALVTQVEVEGGGSEYTGVMEFHRMPVAGAMQLAPGQQMSIPFQLPVPWETPITDVYGQRLRGMTMGLRTELAVARAVDKSDLDLVSVHPLPVHEKILEAFSRLGFQFKKADVERGHIRGVRQTLPFYQEIEFFAAPQYAHAIKEVEVTFVTNPHTVDVVIECDRRGGMFGGSHDTFGRYVVEHANVDQVDWTRLVDGWISQMVTHYGNQFHPGNQFHHGAPSFHGHQGHHGGRGRGPGMGAVVGGAALGFAGGMIAGEMMDGMFDDDGGDEGFDE, translated from the coding sequence ATGGTCTTCAAGAAGATGTTGAGTGCGTTCGGGGTTGGTGGCCCGACCGTGGACACCGTGCTGTCCAACCCGAACACCCGGCCGGGGCTTTTCCTCGATGGACACGTCAACCTGCGTGGCGGCGAGACCGAGGCCCGGATCGAACAGATCAGCCTGGCGTTGGTGACCCAGGTCGAGGTCGAGGGTGGTGGCAGCGAGTACACCGGGGTGATGGAATTCCACCGGATGCCGGTGGCTGGTGCGATGCAGCTGGCCCCGGGCCAGCAGATGTCCATCCCGTTCCAGTTGCCGGTTCCGTGGGAGACGCCGATCACCGACGTCTACGGCCAGCGCCTGCGCGGCATGACCATGGGTCTGCGTACCGAGTTGGCGGTGGCCCGCGCGGTGGACAAGAGCGACCTCGATCTGGTCTCCGTGCACCCGCTGCCGGTGCACGAGAAGATCCTGGAGGCGTTCTCCCGGCTCGGCTTCCAGTTCAAGAAGGCCGACGTGGAGCGTGGGCACATCCGGGGCGTACGGCAGACGCTGCCCTTCTACCAGGAGATCGAGTTCTTCGCCGCGCCGCAGTACGCGCACGCGATCAAGGAGGTCGAGGTCACCTTCGTCACCAACCCGCACACCGTCGACGTGGTCATCGAGTGCGACCGGCGGGGCGGGATGTTCGGCGGCAGCCACGACACCTTCGGCCGGTACGTCGTCGAGCACGCCAACGTCGACCAGGTCGACTGGACCCGGCTGGTCGACGGTTGGATCAGCCAGATGGTCACCCACTACGGCAACCAGTTCCATCCCGGCAACCAGTTCCACCACGGCGCTCCGTCCTTCCACGGCCACCAGGGACACCACGGTGGGCGCGGCCGGGGGCCCGGCATGGGTGCCGTTGTCGGCGGTGCCGCGCTCGGCTTTGCCGGCGGCATGATCGCCGGGGAGATGATGGACGGCATGTTCGACGACGACGGCGGCGACGAGGGTTTCGACGAGTAG
- a CDS encoding HelD family protein, translating to MSSYSGHSTGPRLDEQIDEVGVEQEHVSLLYRRLDDLREQAANRLSEALRNSGGTQQERSQRESTVAMYTKQVEQFGAVESGLCFGRLDLDNDERHYIGRIGIFDDGDDYAPLLMDWRAPAARPFYLATAAAPQGVRRRRHIRTQQRKVTGLNDEVLDLTLARHSGRDDLTGEAALFAALNADRTGRMSDIVETIQAEQDRVIRADLAGALVVQGGPGTGKTAVALHRAAYLLYTHRQLLSTRGVLLVGPNDTFLRYISQVLPALAETGVLLSTLGDLYPGVTARRAESAETAEIKGRPEMVEVLAAAVRDRQRLPDEPVEVVVEQDTLLLDPRTCAEARDRARRSGKPHNLARALFEVEIIHELARQVAERIGADPLGGENLLEEADIAEIRRELRQEPEVLATLDWLWPVLTPQQLLAGLYASDDRLANAAPELTEAERRLLRREPRGGWTPADVPLLDEAAELLGAADRDIRPRAARSRQQQIEYAEGVLDIALGSRSIDLEDEDEGEILSVTDLLGADTLADRQEDGERLTTAQRAAADRKWAFGHVIVDEAQELSPMAWRLLMRRCPSRSMTLVGDVAQTGALAGTSSWQRTLEPYVADRWRLEELTVSYRTPAEIMSVAAEVLAEIDPTLTPPHPVRETGIPPWDVSVPVAELADRLVEAVHRAAVEVGEGRVGVIVPDSRVDELGRAVTAARPEVVVGEQPELVNPVVLLTVAQAKGLEFDTVLVVEPERIVAESPRGRNDLYVALTRATQRLGVLRTA from the coding sequence TTGTCAAGCTACTCCGGCCACTCGACCGGGCCGCGCCTCGATGAGCAGATCGACGAAGTCGGTGTCGAGCAGGAACACGTCTCGCTGCTCTACCGTCGCCTCGACGACCTGCGCGAACAGGCGGCAAACCGGCTGTCCGAGGCGCTGCGCAACAGCGGCGGCACACAGCAGGAGCGGTCCCAGCGGGAAAGCACCGTGGCCATGTACACCAAGCAGGTCGAACAGTTCGGTGCCGTGGAGAGTGGCCTCTGCTTCGGTCGGCTCGACCTCGACAATGACGAGCGGCACTACATCGGCCGGATCGGGATCTTCGACGATGGCGACGACTACGCGCCGCTGTTGATGGACTGGCGGGCACCGGCCGCCCGCCCCTTCTACCTCGCCACCGCCGCCGCACCGCAGGGGGTACGACGCCGTCGGCACATCCGCACCCAGCAACGGAAGGTGACCGGCCTCAACGACGAAGTGCTGGACCTGACGTTGGCCCGGCACTCCGGACGGGACGACCTGACCGGTGAGGCGGCGCTCTTCGCCGCGCTGAACGCCGACCGCACCGGCCGGATGAGCGACATCGTGGAGACCATCCAGGCCGAGCAGGACCGGGTGATCCGGGCCGACCTGGCTGGCGCGCTGGTCGTACAGGGCGGACCGGGCACCGGCAAGACGGCGGTCGCGCTGCACCGCGCCGCGTACCTGCTCTACACCCACCGCCAACTGCTCTCCACCCGGGGCGTGCTGCTGGTCGGGCCGAACGACACCTTCCTGCGCTACATCTCCCAGGTGCTGCCCGCGCTCGCTGAGACCGGTGTGCTGCTGTCCACCCTCGGCGATCTCTATCCCGGAGTGACCGCGCGGCGCGCCGAATCGGCCGAGACCGCCGAGATCAAGGGCCGACCGGAGATGGTCGAGGTGCTGGCCGCCGCGGTACGGGACCGCCAGCGGCTGCCCGACGAACCGGTGGAGGTCGTGGTCGAACAGGACACCCTGTTGCTCGACCCACGGACCTGCGCCGAGGCACGGGACCGGGCCCGCCGGTCGGGTAAGCCGCACAACCTGGCTCGGGCGCTGTTCGAGGTCGAGATCATCCACGAGTTGGCTCGGCAGGTCGCCGAGCGGATCGGCGCTGATCCGCTCGGCGGGGAGAACCTGCTCGAGGAGGCCGACATCGCGGAGATCCGCCGGGAGCTACGGCAGGAACCGGAGGTGCTGGCCACCCTGGACTGGCTGTGGCCGGTGCTCACCCCGCAGCAGCTACTTGCCGGCCTCTATGCCTCGGACGATCGGCTGGCGAACGCCGCGCCCGAGCTGACCGAGGCGGAACGGCGGCTGCTGCGCCGCGAACCGAGGGGTGGATGGACACCGGCCGACGTACCGCTGCTCGACGAGGCAGCCGAACTGCTCGGCGCGGCCGACCGGGACATTCGGCCGCGGGCCGCACGGAGCCGCCAACAGCAGATCGAGTACGCCGAGGGCGTGCTCGACATCGCGCTGGGTTCCCGCTCGATCGACCTGGAAGACGAGGACGAGGGCGAGATCCTCTCGGTCACCGACCTGCTCGGGGCCGACACCCTGGCCGACCGGCAGGAGGACGGGGAGCGGCTGACCACGGCCCAGCGGGCGGCGGCCGACCGGAAATGGGCGTTCGGGCACGTCATCGTGGACGAGGCACAGGAGCTGTCGCCGATGGCCTGGCGGCTGCTGATGCGCCGCTGTCCCAGCCGGTCGATGACCCTGGTCGGCGACGTCGCGCAGACCGGGGCGTTGGCCGGCACCTCGTCGTGGCAGCGGACGCTGGAGCCGTACGTGGCGGATCGCTGGCGGCTGGAGGAGTTGACGGTCAGCTACCGTACGCCGGCCGAGATCATGTCGGTGGCGGCTGAGGTGCTGGCCGAGATCGACCCGACGCTGACCCCGCCCCACCCGGTACGGGAGACCGGCATCCCGCCCTGGGACGTATCGGTGCCCGTGGCCGAACTGGCCGACCGGCTCGTCGAGGCGGTCCACCGCGCGGCTGTCGAGGTGGGCGAGGGCCGGGTCGGGGTGATCGTGCCCGACAGCCGGGTCGACGAGCTGGGTCGGGCCGTCACCGCCGCCCGGCCCGAGGTGGTGGTGGGCGAACAGCCGGAGCTGGTCAACCCGGTGGTGCTGCTGACCGTGGCACAGGCCAAGGGGCTGGAGTTCGACACGGTTCTGGTGGTCGAGCCGGAGCGGATCGTCGCGGAGTCCCCTCGGGGTCGCAACGACCTGTACGTGGCGCTGACCCGGGCGACCCAGCGGCTGGGCGTACTACGGACGGCCTGA
- a CDS encoding cellulase family glycosylhydrolase yields the protein MKTRLPTIAAALAALVLAVLVVTPRSAQAATGFHVAEGRLYDANGVEFVMRGVSHAHTWYPGRTGAFADIKSVGANTVRVVLSSGDRWTRNDAADVANVVALCRQNRLICVLEVHDTTGYGEQGGAIALDRAVDYWLSVASALTGQEPYVIVNIGNEPYGNQNYGGWAADTSRAIQRLRAAGFAHTLMVDAPNWGQDWSFTMRDNATSVFASDPDRNTLFAIHMYGVFDTAAEITDYLGRFRAARLPIVVGEFGHNHSDGDPDEATIMAYSQANGIGYLGWSWSGNGGGVEYLDMVADFDVTRLTGWGQRIIDGVDGIRQTAREATVYGSPIPTASPTVSPTVGPTTPPPGPGSCVATYSIGNQWPGGFQGEVRVTAGGTPISGWTVSWTYADGQTISQVWNATATGAGPSVTARNLAYNGGLAAGASTTFGFLGVWQGANTVPVLRCVAS from the coding sequence CGACGCCAACGGCGTCGAGTTCGTCATGCGCGGCGTCTCCCACGCGCATACCTGGTACCCCGGCCGGACCGGTGCCTTCGCCGACATCAAGTCGGTGGGTGCGAACACCGTCCGGGTGGTGTTGAGCAGCGGTGACCGGTGGACCAGGAATGATGCCGCCGACGTGGCGAACGTTGTCGCGCTGTGTCGACAGAACCGGCTCATCTGCGTCCTGGAGGTGCACGACACCACCGGGTACGGCGAACAGGGCGGTGCGATCGCCCTGGACCGGGCGGTCGACTACTGGCTCAGCGTCGCCAGCGCACTCACCGGTCAGGAGCCGTACGTCATCGTCAACATCGGCAACGAACCGTACGGAAACCAGAACTACGGCGGCTGGGCCGCCGACACCTCGCGCGCGATCCAGCGGTTACGTGCTGCCGGGTTCGCGCACACCCTCATGGTGGACGCACCCAACTGGGGGCAGGACTGGTCGTTCACCATGCGCGACAACGCGACGTCGGTGTTCGCCAGTGACCCCGACCGCAACACCCTCTTCGCCATCCACATGTACGGCGTCTTCGACACCGCCGCCGAGATCACCGACTATCTCGGCCGGTTCCGGGCCGCCCGGCTGCCGATCGTGGTCGGGGAGTTCGGCCACAACCACTCCGACGGCGACCCGGACGAGGCCACCATCATGGCGTACAGCCAGGCCAACGGCATCGGCTATCTCGGCTGGTCGTGGAGCGGCAACGGGGGCGGGGTCGAATACCTCGACATGGTCGCCGACTTCGACGTCACCCGGTTGACCGGTTGGGGGCAGCGGATCATCGACGGTGTCGACGGTATTCGTCAGACCGCTCGGGAGGCGACGGTCTACGGCAGTCCCATCCCCACCGCGTCGCCGACCGTTTCGCCGACCGTCGGGCCGACCACCCCGCCCCCGGGCCCGGGAAGCTGCGTCGCCACCTACTCGATCGGCAACCAGTGGCCCGGTGGTTTCCAGGGGGAGGTGCGGGTGACCGCGGGCGGTACGCCGATCAGCGGCTGGACGGTCAGCTGGACGTACGCCGACGGACAGACGATCAGCCAGGTGTGGAACGCGACGGCGACCGGTGCCGGGCCGAGCGTCACCGCGCGGAACCTCGCCTACAACGGAGGTCTGGCTGCCGGGGCGAGTACGACCTTCGGCTTCCTCGGGGTCTGGCAGGGAGCCAACACCGTGCCGGTCCTCCGCTGTGTCGCCAGTTGA
- a CDS encoding trypsin-like serine peptidase — protein MYVRRGIGRVGLRSLAAALLLSTAALAGATAPASAAKPSARPEAPTASDGVNVSVAARASVRGESSFAGNGKVLDPNATAPSGASNTAIGIESIYGPDNRIRISPATSFPARAVVQITRNGAAHCTGWLYGPDIVATAGHCVHSGGSSGSWYSGLAVWPGRDGSSTPYGSCTVRRMHSVTGWTTDGNEEFDYGALKLNCTIGNTTGWFGYWWQSASLAGTSTLINGYPGDKPFGQQWRGDSVSRTVAVSQTNQIFYTNDTIGGMSGSAVYQNRAAGSSFCVGYCSMAIHAYGFPHDAYPHNTYNHATRITEARFNNLQAWKAAA, from the coding sequence ATGTACGTACGAAGAGGAATAGGGCGGGTCGGGCTGCGTAGCCTGGCGGCGGCCCTGTTGCTGTCGACGGCGGCGCTGGCCGGTGCGACGGCTCCGGCCAGCGCGGCGAAGCCGTCGGCCCGTCCGGAGGCGCCGACGGCCAGCGACGGCGTCAACGTCTCGGTGGCGGCGCGCGCCTCGGTCCGGGGGGAGTCCAGCTTCGCTGGTAACGGCAAGGTGCTCGACCCGAACGCGACCGCGCCGAGTGGCGCGTCCAACACGGCGATCGGCATCGAGTCGATCTACGGTCCGGACAACCGGATCCGGATCAGTCCGGCGACGTCGTTCCCGGCTCGGGCGGTCGTGCAGATCACCCGCAACGGCGCGGCTCACTGCACCGGCTGGCTCTACGGGCCGGACATCGTCGCCACGGCAGGTCACTGCGTGCACAGTGGCGGTAGCAGCGGTTCCTGGTACAGCGGTCTGGCGGTCTGGCCGGGCCGGGACGGCTCGTCCACCCCGTACGGCTCGTGCACCGTTCGCCGGATGCACTCGGTGACCGGCTGGACGACCGATGGTAACGAGGAGTTCGACTACGGTGCGCTCAAGCTGAACTGCACCATCGGCAACACCACGGGCTGGTTCGGATACTGGTGGCAGTCGGCGAGCCTGGCCGGCACCAGCACCCTGATCAATGGCTACCCGGGCGACAAGCCCTTTGGTCAGCAATGGCGGGGGGATTCGGTTTCCCGCACGGTCGCGGTCAGCCAGACTAATCAGATCTTCTACACCAACGACACCATTGGCGGAATGAGCGGAAGTGCGGTCTACCAGAACCGTGCAGCCGGTAGTTCCTTCTGTGTCGGCTACTGCTCGATGGCGATTCACGCCTACGGTTTCCCGCACGACGCATATCCGCACAACACCTACAACCACGCCACTCGGATCACCGAGGCGCGGTTCAACAACCTGCAGGCCTGGAAGGCTGCGGCCTGA